A single genomic interval of Drosophila virilis strain 15010-1051.87 chromosome 2, Dvir_AGI_RSII-ME, whole genome shotgun sequence harbors:
- the ClC-a gene encoding chloride channel protein 2 isoform X5 — protein sequence MKINKNGHEALLLVPSPNHTLPVRTCSNASSLRFNMGHERDKSPDGSEEGLGYTHTLMYGRYTKDLGEFAKDEARKLKLLEKRRKQEDKQRNKELLGKRATRIKRISSWVWKHTLARLGEDWVFLALLGIIMALLSFIMDKGISICTNARIWLYRDLTSQPFIQYIAWVSLPVCLILFSAGFVHLIAPQSIGSGIPEMKTILRGVALKEYLTFKTLVAKVIGLTATLGSGMPLGKEGPFVHIASIVAQLLSKLVTSFQGIYENESRNSEMLAAACAVGVGACFAAPVGGVLFSIEVTTTYFAVRNYWRGFFAAVCGATVFRLLAVWFQNADTVRALFLTNFTTEFPFDPQELFVFALIGFVCGLGGATYVWVHRRYVLFMRSNKRMNKFLQKNRFLYPGFLALLVSSISFPLGTGQFLAGELSTHEQVTQLFSNFSWSREDLTVEQAAVVTHWMTSYTSVFANLVIFTIFTFFFSIIASTIPVPSGMFIPVFKIGAAFGRLVGELMASWFPHGVRYGGRLSPIMPGGYAVVGAAAFSGSVTHTVSVAVIIFEMTGQITHVVPVMIAVLVANAVAALLQPSIYDSIILIKKLPYLPDLLPSSSGMYSIFVEDFMVRDVKYIWQGISYQKLKEVLKINKTLRSLPLVDSPENMILLGSVQRYELIKIIEKHIGREKRMEVAQKWQKEAEERALEEEKKKLEAELKQRRPSRFEVLPAPDILSLRQIANDEMLPPKKRAETIHSSLTPRKSILKKTNSFNLKTYAPASPHSPSITPYTTITGNSEFRIRSAFEAIFKKSTTLQDVQPDPEMGSISPVASNNEMQVQRAPSAPSTPGISKKVQLNTTIKKTKSVQLPRERVIDMSPEDQKQWELEEMLKPIDLEKTQIHIDPSPFQLVERTSILKVHSLFSMVGINHAYVTKIGRLVGVVGLKELRKAIEDINSNSFVAHPRDDEIDSKPAVEKPLLAASASDKAVDMTITSMDSALSNSDNCSDIEMEHLKSLDTPEVTLTMPPTDTNANSTIQDTNNTQNINKSV from the exons ATGTATGGTCGTTACACGAAAGATCTAGGAGAATTTGCTAAAGATGAAGCCCGAAAACTCAAACTACTCGAAAAGCGACGAAAGCAAGAagataaacaaaggaataag GAATTGCTGGGCAAGCGAGCGACGCGTATAAAGCGCATCTCATCATGGGTCTGGAAGCATACACTGGCACGCCTGGGCGAGGACTGGGTGTTCCTAGCCCTGCTCGGCATCATAATGGCCCTGCTCTCCTTCATCATGGACAAGGGCATATCGATATGTACAAATG CTCGTATTTGGCTCTATCGCGATCTTACCTCACAGCCCTTCATACAGTATATTGCTTGGGTCTCATTGCCGGTCTGTTTAATATTATTCTCAGCCGGCTTTGTGCATCTAATCGCACCACAAAGTATAG GTTCCGGTATACCTGAAATGAAGACCATTCTGCGTGGCGTTGCGCTGAAAGAGTATCTCACATTTAAGACATTAGTGGCCAAGGTAATTGGTTTAACGGCAACTCTGGGCAGCGGTATGCCATTAGGAAAGGAA GGTCCCTTCGTACATATAGCAAGTATTGTAGCACAATTATTAAGTAAACTCGTCACATCATTCCAAGGCATCTATGAGAACGAGTCCCGCAACTCTGAAATGCTGGCGGCGGCCTGTGCCGTCGGTGTGGGCGCCTGTTTTGCCGCGCCCGTTGGTG GCGTTTTGTTCAGCATTGAGGTAACCACAACCTATTTTGCGGTGCGCAATTATTGGCGCGGTTTCTTTGCGGCTGTCTGTGGTGCCACGGTTTTTCGACTGCTCGCCGTTTGGTTTCAAAATGCGGACACTGTGCGTGCGCTGTTTCTGACCAATTTCACCACCGAATTTCCCTTTGATCCGCAggagttgtttgtttttgcattgATTGG CTTCGTTTGCGGCTTGGGTGGCGCCACCTATGTTTGGGTGCATCGTCGCTACGTCCTTTTCATGCGCTCCAACAAACGCATGAACAAATTTCTGCAGAAAAA TCGCTTTTTGTATCCTGGCTTTCTGGCACTGTTGGTCTCCAGCATTTCATTTCCCCTGGGCACGGGTCAGTTTCTGGCTGGTGAGCTCAGCACACATGAGCAGGTGACACAGCTGTTCAGCAATTTTAGCTGGTCACGCGAAGATTTGACCGTGGAACAGGCTGCCGTCGTAACCCACTGGATGACCAGCTACACCAGCGTCTTTGCCAATCTGGTGATCTTTACCATCTTCACG TTCTTCTTTTCCATCATTGCGTCCACGATACCTGTGCCCTCGGGCATGTTCATACCGGTATTTAAAATTGGCGCCGCATTTGGTCGCTTGGTGGGCGAACTGATGGCCTCCTGGTTTCCACATGGCGTGCGCTACGGCGGTCGATTGTCACCCATTATGCCAGGTGGCTATGCCGTTGTCGGCGCAGCTGCCTTCTCTGGCTCTGTGACGCATACGGTATCCGTGGCAGTGATTATCTTTGAGATGACCGGTCAGATAACGCATGTTGTGCCCGTGATGATAGCCGTGCTGGTGGCCAATGCGGTGGCAGCGCTGCTGCAGCCCTCGATCTACGACAGTATTATACTGATTAAGAAGCTGCCGTATCTGCCTGATCTGCTCCCCTCCAGCTCCGGCATGTACAGCATCTTTGTGGAGGACTTCATGGTGCGAGACGTGAAGTACATTTGGCAAGGCATCTCCTATCAAAAGCTCAAGGAGGTGCTCAAGATCAATAAGACGCTGCGCTCGCTGCCGCTGGTCGACAGTCCGGAGAACATGATTCTGCTGGGCTCCGTTCAGCGCTACGAGCTAATCAAGATCATTGAGAAGCACATAGGACGCGAGAAGCGCATGGAGGTGGCTCAAAAGTGGCAAAAGGAGGCCGAGGAGCGGGCCCTGGAGGAGGAGAAAAAGAAGCTGGAAGCGGAGCTCAAGCAACGTCGACCCTCACGCTTCGAGGTGCTGCCCGCACCGGATATACTCAGTCTGCGTCAGATTGCCAACGATGAGATGCTGCCGCCCAAGAAGCGCGCCGAAACCATACACAGTTCCCTAACGCCACGCAAATCCATACTGAAGAAGACCAACTCCTTCAACTTGAAGACCTATGCGCCCGCCTCGCCGCACAGCCCCAGCATTACGCCCTACACCACCATCACGGGCAACTCAGAGTTCCGCATACGCTCCGCCTTTGAGGCCATATTTAAGAAGTCCACCACGCTGCAGGATGTGCAACCGGATCCGGAAATGGGCTCCATCTCGCCGGTGGCCAGCAACAATGAGATGCAAGTTCAGCGTGCGCCCAGTGCACCCAGTACACCCGGCATATCTAAGAAGGTTCAGCTG AATACGACTATTAAAAAGACGAAATCGGTGCAATTG CCTAGGGAGCGCGTCATAGACATGTCCCCGGAGGATCAGAAGCAATGGGAACTGGAAGAGATGCTTAAGCCCATCGATTTGGAAAAGACACAGATACACATTGATCCCTCGCCCTTTCAGCTGGTCGAACGCACCTCCATACTCAAGGTGCATTCACTGTTCTCCATGGTGGGCATCAATCATGCGTATGTAACAAAAATAGGACGACTTGTCGGCGTGGTAGGCCTCAAGGAG CTTCGCAAGGCCATCGAGGACATCAATAGCAACAGCTTTGTGGCACATCCGCGTGACGACGAGATCGACTCCAAGCCAGCGGTGGAGAAGCCACTGCTCGCAGCCAGTGCCAGTGACAAGGCCGTAGACATGACCATCACTTCAATGGATTCGGCGCTTTCCAATTCCGACAATTGTTCCGACATTGAAATGGAGCATCTCAAGTCTTTGGATACGCCGGAAGTAACGCTCACAATGCCGCCAACcgatacaaatgcaaattcaaCAATACAAGACACAAACAATACACAGAACATAAACAAATCTGTTTAG
- the ClC-a gene encoding chloride channel protein 2 isoform X9 produces the protein MKPENSNYSKSDESKKINKGISAGKYLQELLGKRATRIKRISSWVWKHTLARLGEDWVFLALLGIIMALLSFIMDKGISICTNARIWLYRDLTSQPFIQYIAWVSLPVCLILFSAGFVHLIAPQSIGSGIPEMKTILRGVALKEYLTFKTLVAKVIGLTATLGSGMPLGKEGPFVHIASIVAQLLSKLVTSFQGIYENESRNSEMLAAACAVGVGACFAAPVGGVLFSIEVTTTYFAVRNYWRGFFAAVCGATVFRLLAVWFQNADTVRALFLTNFTTEFPFDPQELFVFALIGFVCGLGGATYVWVHRRYVLFMRSNKRMNKFLQKNRFLYPGFLALLVSSISFPLGTGQFLAGELSTHEQVTQLFSNFSWSREDLTVEQAAVVTHWMTSYTSVFANLVIFTIFTFFFSIIASTIPVPSGMFIPVFKIGAAFGRLVGELMASWFPHGVRYGGRLSPIMPGGYAVVGAAAFSGSVTHTVSVAVIIFEMTGQITHVVPVMIAVLVANAVAALLQPSIYDSIILIKKLPYLPDLLPSSSGMYSIFVEDFMVRDVKYIWQGISYQKLKEVLKINKTLRSLPLVDSPENMILLGSVQRYELIKIIEKHIGREKRMEVAQKWQKEAEERALEEEKKKLEAELKQRRPSRFEVLPAPDILSLRQIANDEMLPPKKRAETIHSSLTPRKSILKKTNSFNLKTYAPASPHSPSITPYTTITGNSEFRIRSAFEAIFKKSTTLQDVQPDPEMGSISPVASNNEMQVQRAPSAPSTPGISKKVQLNTTIKKTKSVQLPRERVIDMSPEDQKQWELEEMLKPIDLEKTQIHIDPSPFQLVERTSILKVHSLFSMVGINHAYVTKIGRLVGVVGLKELRKAIEDINSNSFVAHPRDDEIDSKPAVEKPLLAASASDKAVDMTITSMDSALSNSDNCSDIEMEHLKSLDTPEVTLTMPPTDTNANSTIQDTNNTQNINKSV, from the exons ATGAAGCCCGAAAACTCAAACTACTCGAAAAGCGACGAAAGCAAGAagataaacaaaggaataag TGCTGGGAAATATTTACAGGAATTGCTGGGCAAGCGAGCGACGCGTATAAAGCGCATCTCATCATGGGTCTGGAAGCATACACTGGCACGCCTGGGCGAGGACTGGGTGTTCCTAGCCCTGCTCGGCATCATAATGGCCCTGCTCTCCTTCATCATGGACAAGGGCATATCGATATGTACAAATG CTCGTATTTGGCTCTATCGCGATCTTACCTCACAGCCCTTCATACAGTATATTGCTTGGGTCTCATTGCCGGTCTGTTTAATATTATTCTCAGCCGGCTTTGTGCATCTAATCGCACCACAAAGTATAG GTTCCGGTATACCTGAAATGAAGACCATTCTGCGTGGCGTTGCGCTGAAAGAGTATCTCACATTTAAGACATTAGTGGCCAAGGTAATTGGTTTAACGGCAACTCTGGGCAGCGGTATGCCATTAGGAAAGGAA GGTCCCTTCGTACATATAGCAAGTATTGTAGCACAATTATTAAGTAAACTCGTCACATCATTCCAAGGCATCTATGAGAACGAGTCCCGCAACTCTGAAATGCTGGCGGCGGCCTGTGCCGTCGGTGTGGGCGCCTGTTTTGCCGCGCCCGTTGGTG GCGTTTTGTTCAGCATTGAGGTAACCACAACCTATTTTGCGGTGCGCAATTATTGGCGCGGTTTCTTTGCGGCTGTCTGTGGTGCCACGGTTTTTCGACTGCTCGCCGTTTGGTTTCAAAATGCGGACACTGTGCGTGCGCTGTTTCTGACCAATTTCACCACCGAATTTCCCTTTGATCCGCAggagttgtttgtttttgcattgATTGG CTTCGTTTGCGGCTTGGGTGGCGCCACCTATGTTTGGGTGCATCGTCGCTACGTCCTTTTCATGCGCTCCAACAAACGCATGAACAAATTTCTGCAGAAAAA TCGCTTTTTGTATCCTGGCTTTCTGGCACTGTTGGTCTCCAGCATTTCATTTCCCCTGGGCACGGGTCAGTTTCTGGCTGGTGAGCTCAGCACACATGAGCAGGTGACACAGCTGTTCAGCAATTTTAGCTGGTCACGCGAAGATTTGACCGTGGAACAGGCTGCCGTCGTAACCCACTGGATGACCAGCTACACCAGCGTCTTTGCCAATCTGGTGATCTTTACCATCTTCACG TTCTTCTTTTCCATCATTGCGTCCACGATACCTGTGCCCTCGGGCATGTTCATACCGGTATTTAAAATTGGCGCCGCATTTGGTCGCTTGGTGGGCGAACTGATGGCCTCCTGGTTTCCACATGGCGTGCGCTACGGCGGTCGATTGTCACCCATTATGCCAGGTGGCTATGCCGTTGTCGGCGCAGCTGCCTTCTCTGGCTCTGTGACGCATACGGTATCCGTGGCAGTGATTATCTTTGAGATGACCGGTCAGATAACGCATGTTGTGCCCGTGATGATAGCCGTGCTGGTGGCCAATGCGGTGGCAGCGCTGCTGCAGCCCTCGATCTACGACAGTATTATACTGATTAAGAAGCTGCCGTATCTGCCTGATCTGCTCCCCTCCAGCTCCGGCATGTACAGCATCTTTGTGGAGGACTTCATGGTGCGAGACGTGAAGTACATTTGGCAAGGCATCTCCTATCAAAAGCTCAAGGAGGTGCTCAAGATCAATAAGACGCTGCGCTCGCTGCCGCTGGTCGACAGTCCGGAGAACATGATTCTGCTGGGCTCCGTTCAGCGCTACGAGCTAATCAAGATCATTGAGAAGCACATAGGACGCGAGAAGCGCATGGAGGTGGCTCAAAAGTGGCAAAAGGAGGCCGAGGAGCGGGCCCTGGAGGAGGAGAAAAAGAAGCTGGAAGCGGAGCTCAAGCAACGTCGACCCTCACGCTTCGAGGTGCTGCCCGCACCGGATATACTCAGTCTGCGTCAGATTGCCAACGATGAGATGCTGCCGCCCAAGAAGCGCGCCGAAACCATACACAGTTCCCTAACGCCACGCAAATCCATACTGAAGAAGACCAACTCCTTCAACTTGAAGACCTATGCGCCCGCCTCGCCGCACAGCCCCAGCATTACGCCCTACACCACCATCACGGGCAACTCAGAGTTCCGCATACGCTCCGCCTTTGAGGCCATATTTAAGAAGTCCACCACGCTGCAGGATGTGCAACCGGATCCGGAAATGGGCTCCATCTCGCCGGTGGCCAGCAACAATGAGATGCAAGTTCAGCGTGCGCCCAGTGCACCCAGTACACCCGGCATATCTAAGAAGGTTCAGCTG AATACGACTATTAAAAAGACGAAATCGGTGCAATTG CCTAGGGAGCGCGTCATAGACATGTCCCCGGAGGATCAGAAGCAATGGGAACTGGAAGAGATGCTTAAGCCCATCGATTTGGAAAAGACACAGATACACATTGATCCCTCGCCCTTTCAGCTGGTCGAACGCACCTCCATACTCAAGGTGCATTCACTGTTCTCCATGGTGGGCATCAATCATGCGTATGTAACAAAAATAGGACGACTTGTCGGCGTGGTAGGCCTCAAGGAG CTTCGCAAGGCCATCGAGGACATCAATAGCAACAGCTTTGTGGCACATCCGCGTGACGACGAGATCGACTCCAAGCCAGCGGTGGAGAAGCCACTGCTCGCAGCCAGTGCCAGTGACAAGGCCGTAGACATGACCATCACTTCAATGGATTCGGCGCTTTCCAATTCCGACAATTGTTCCGACATTGAAATGGAGCATCTCAAGTCTTTGGATACGCCGGAAGTAACGCTCACAATGCCGCCAACcgatacaaatgcaaattcaaCAATACAAGACACAAACAATACACAGAACATAAACAAATCTGTTTAG